tttaaattaatcaaaaaaataatattcatctttttttaaatagttgtataatagactatcttattttttataaagtacatattaatattgtaacatttttttgaaggATACTCTTCACGCCCCACCTGCTAAGGAGGTATCATTTGAAGAGCATTGCCAGTACAAGTATCTCTTCAACTTTCGAGGAGTTGCAGCTAGTTTTCGTTTCAAGCACATGTTTTTATGTAAATCTCTAGTGTTCCATGTAGGAGAAGAATGGCAAGAATTCTTCTATCAGTCTCTCAAACCGTGGTTTCATTACATCCCTATAAGAGCAAATGCAAACAAAGAAGAAATTCAGGAACTACTAGCCTTTGCTGTTAACAATGATGAAGTTGCTAAAGAAATAGCTGAGAATGGTTACAACTTTATTTGGAATCACCTTAAATTATCAGATGTACGATgctattggaaaaaattaatcaaaaagtacACCAAATTGTTAAAGTATAAGCCAATCCTTGATAACACTTTAATCGAGATTAGagaaaagtaatattttgttttataaaaataaagcaatTTGCATAATGCAAAACTAGAAAATGTTGGTATTAAAATGAAAGTTCAGGTTTATCTCCATAAAGGATAATTCTAAATGTAATGTCTCAATCTCCTttcttttatcatatttataagtagtcaaaacaaaatatcaacaaaCCAATTACTGTATGGTGTAGTCATTTTCAGTTATATCGGCCGTTTTCCAGATTTTCAGACTTCTAAAAAGATTTCTATGTGATTCTAGTTTCTTGAGCTTTGTTCTATGGTTCATTCTAAAGTGGAATCTTTAATCTCCTGGTGTTTGTTGGTTAGGGGTAGTATTTGTTTCTTGGTTATAGCATTGGCCGGAATTTCTATATTGATTTTGAAACTTTAAGGACAGTGGCTGTTGCATGatgtgattttttgtttcattgattttattCTCGTTTTAAgctatttaatagaaaataggTGATCTCATATGTTCTTTTTGACAGAATATAGAAATGTGTGTGTTTTTGATGTCCGcccattttatatattttagtctCTTGTTAAGATACTAAGAAATGaagtttgtgaaaatttatttacattgtaaaatttaagttttattaacatgacaaaattaatttagtaatttaatgaGACAATTGGATACTGTTAGATATCCGCTTTAATGAGATAcctgtgatttttaattatattttattaatatgttATATAATAATCTCAATATGAAGTTAAATTCACAGTATTATTTTGCACTAATACACTAAATTCTTATGACTAACCCTTaacttcaatttttaatgaatttatgacaataatatataataatcattgaGGGTAATTGTGACAATAATATCATTAAGGGTAATTTTGACAATAATGTAGAATGTAAGTTTGTTTAATATatgaaactattttaaataaatgtttatatgcATGTTATATAAGAAAAGATGTGGATCCCCAATAAAACATAAAGATATGAtgtaattatgtatttattcatCTGTGtgttgattttttcttgatCCAAAATGTACTTAAAATGTCTGTTTATTGGGTAAAGTGATTGTAAATATAGCGAATGTACtctaataatttcattacttgTGTTCAGCTGTGAAGAAAAAGATGCAATTTGTATCTTAAATTGGGTGTCAGAAAATTATAGTATATACAACAAAAGGTCCTTCCACCCtgcaataatttgaatttactcGAATTGCATTTCTACGTTGAAATTCACCTCAATTGTCTATTAACTAGGTGATTGAAGCTAAAAACATGTATGAACCTGcgatatactttaaaaaaaatcaagtctttCAAGgtaatttataaatagaatatttctCGACATAAATAGTGAATAAAAACAAGGATTTCTCTCTGGATCATTGTTGGTAAGGATAAGGACTAAATACCACCTATATGTATTTTTATGTAACGCTTCATTGGAACCCAGTGTTTAACCATTTACCATTGATGTTTTATATCGTCGATCCATGACAAATTCAATTCTTCTCAAACGTTTAAAACTTTAAATTTGGCGTATGGAAGCGAAGTTGCTGAATGTAAATTTTGGCTGAGTTTCTATTAAATTAGGTAATATTAGTCTTCTTTATACAAGGCTCTTATTATGTTAATAGGAAACAAAAATGGTGGACCATTTCCTCTTAGAAGGTTTCACGAAGGCGATCATAAGATATGGCTCTTAgtaacattttattcaaaaattatctaagCTACTCTaactattagaaataataaGACCAATGTATATATTCATATCAGTAGGAGTTGGGCGCGAATTATTATCTActgttaaaattatatatttatattgaatttggaaaGACTATAACAGCAATATTTTTCTACCGTTCAAGGTGACGCgttattaaagaaaaacaaaatattttcaacatgtAAGTCGATccattttgaaaagaaataatgGTGCAGTCATATGAATAGTGGGTAGGATATAGGATATGGAATAGACCAAGCATAGTAGAAACAGGCAATCAAATTTATCTTTAGAACGCCATTCTCTAAAACTCTATGCTACCGGAATATTGAAACTGTATGAACAAATCGCATCtatgatataaataattgtttaacaTATATTGTACCATGGAtatagttcaaaatttttaagCTTAATTCATGGTACTGAACATGGACACCTACAATAGTAATATAATGGGTATTTATAATAGTCTTGTTACGAATTCCACTTTTAATCTCCAGTATCATACATGAAAGTTTTAGAGAACTGATTGGCTGTTTTCATTTCACATGGTCTATTCCGAAGCCTTTATGCCTCCCATGTGACTGCACACTGAGAGTTAGttgtattcatttaatttttggtTCGATCTTTTCGACAGTTAGTATATTTCACTAGGCACTCACGACCAAGATATTTCTCGTTCCACTTAATTTCGAGCGAGACAATTGTAAACTGGAAGTAGAATGGATTATGTTGCCTTCTAAGCATTGAGATGAATATTAACCAATGCTGAGGCAGAACAAATGAAGTGAAACCTTGAAGAGGATAGGTTAAGTTTATATCAgtgaattataataattattgtttatctAATAGAATATCCCTTAAcgtattaaataatgaaatttttacgaTTGCCATATTTGTTTCTTTGAGTTTAGAAAATTGCGTTAATTCTCTCAATAGTTGTGAGTGTGCTAGTCATAGGTTTAACAGTGATTTATATCATGAACcatagttatatattttttatttatttggaccCAGTTCAAGTCTATTTAAACCACCGAAATCGAaggatttatattttaatagtttCCGCATaaatcctaacctcaaaaaataggaaTTTGATTTTCTTCTAATTATCTTTGTGTTTTTGTGGAGAGTTAGTTTTTTTTCAAGGTTTTACAATTGAcatatttgatgaaatattgCTAGAGGATGACCTCGACATcttggattgttattgatatgAGATTTCCAATAAGAGTATACAATAGAGCAAATTACTTCCAGACCATGGACAACTTGACAATTTAAAGTGATTTCGCCTTTTAGAACCTTGGGTTCTGCATATTAAACAGAATTTAGAGTTTCCTAATGACTTGTAGTGCCTGCTGCACGTCAAACTACCATTATTGTTACTAGGTAACATAAAGCATTTTGGAGTCACCTATCCCTATGCACATTTCAGTTCTGAACATGTATTAACTGACTGTGAGGTGAGGTTAATTTATCTCATATAGAAATTCTTGTTTAAAAACTGTTCACTTTACTTTAGGGGCAGTCGAGAAAGCGTCCTTCCACATTCAAGGAACTAACAACCTTGGTCCTTGATCCAAGCTATGAAGCattgaatagaaaaaagtaaatacGCAACAGACTATCACTATTCGTTTTGGCAATACGCtaaaaaacgaaacaaaagCAACGCCGGTAACTTGTTCCCTGAAGTTAGATTCTAGTACCAAGATGTCTATTTTTAACCAAAGTTGAATTTTAACTATGGATTGAAATCGTATGGTGCAAGGATAAGGAAATTAATCGGTTAGTTAATTTTAAACTGCTGTTCATTTTTAACAGTAGCTTAAGCGAAACAGGGCAAGTGGCCATAAGAAAAAAGCCGATCTACTTGAAACTGGCGGCCATAGggtaaaattaatttaaaaaagatttatattatatttattttgtgctCAAATTCCGGGAGTTTTCTAGATATTAATTTCTACATTTGCGTTCAAGCTTAGCAAACATGAGAAAGTTGGAGCCACAGAACATACCCTGGGTAGAGTTAAGTCCATTTCATTAGATGAAAAGAGCTTTAGCCAGAATCCCCGTCATTTTCCACAAGTTTCCATTAttcttttgatttaaattatCTTTACCGCTTGCCTACACTGAGTAAaagcattgtataaagaataggatagtaggtTAACCTTATGAGGATATCATTTGACGAGGTGGACGCCACCGATAGATGGCAGTGGAGAGTTGGCGTCCACAGCACGTCTTTCCTAATGTGCGTCGTAGCTTGAATTACCTGTTTTCTTAGCTTTGGTTGCTGAATTACCCCAATAACAGATggcgccaaaattatttaaaatattatattcaacccttaagctgtgtaatactagttttatttgaatacaaatttactatagacatgtTCCAACAAAATCTTTAATACGACGTTTCGTGCCTTCATGAGGCAAATATAtgggtttttaatgaggatatgcttatttattatagttattagtcaatttaagcgATATAGCACACTTTTATCTCGAATAACTAACATCACTAATGATTATTCTTAAATACCTTTCTGTCGTATatacttgttttgattttgtcaaaaaatgtactgagactttactttaaacattacctggtgttttcgatataaaaaagaactttttaAACCAATGTAATGTCCCTCCATAATATAATCACCATTTTTGTCAATTGTTCGTTTTTGTCCTCGTATCTATTAACGGTAAGAATATAGTAATGCCATATACTATCTTACGATTAATGAAtgctttcaataaaaatgaattttagtttcaaaaatacgTATAAAAAATCCTGGACAAgagcaatttatattttcaactgtagTAGTTGGTGTCTTTTTTGTAAcgttataactatattaaatatgactccttggatatattttttaatggtgtatattttttgtattgcacTTTAATtggttataatttcaaaaatatatgactcATGCTTGATTTACCTATAACAGACttgtgaataaaatcattttgttaaattagtaccagtagtaatataaatatatttaactccACAATGAGCTCAGttttaacatttctatattattttgtgctcaaatatattttcgattattataacttttggCTCTCCAATGTGAAACCAAGACCGGCCCTGGGTTAGTTGGTACACTTATCGGTAAGGTTGAGGccattgtataaataaatatctttacaCCATGATAAAACTGACAAAACGATTATAAGTAGGTATTTTAGTAGTCGTTGAtaggagaaattttttttctttattacaaagagtttttttatttattggtcttATCCAAATTTTCGTATTGATCCGTAACTTTCAATACAAAgccaatgaatataatatttatattaaaatcagattatttaaatatctttggtacgtatatacttatttgtatattttttatttctggttttGTTACAATTCTTTTGAATGgtctttttgtttgattttaaaaactcTTAATAAAGATAAGTATGAGAGTGTTTTTACCGTTGTTGTGAGCATACcaataaatttcaatgattGTTTTTGAGGATGATACACAGGTGTGGAATTATCTTAACACAATTCGGGAAAATTCTGTCATTCCGACGATGATATAAGATAGAATTAGGGAAATTCCAAATAAGGGTACTACTAGTCGTTATTCCATTTATGCccattattgaaatgaaataaattcaagtttttgaacataaaaaaatacattaccattacaataaatatgtatgtgAACATTGATGTTCCTTATTTCAGGTAATGCTGTTTTGGCAAACCTAAGCCAGAAATCACTAAGAAATTAGCTGATCGGCAGcaaacatttcagtgaaaatattagtcaatttaaaaGATTGCCTACTGCTGCTGTACCATTCCGCTACAAAAATGATGAACGTTCAGAAAGTGAATCGGATAGGGAAAATTTGGATGAACAAATAATCCAATTGAATGTTTCCTCACATccacaaacatattcaaatagtGATTTTATTATCCCGATTCATTCTAAAAACATTGACATGACAGATACTTCTATCAGTAACCATGAAGATGAAGAGTGGTTGAAAGAGTTACAGAACCTTCTATCTTGTTCTATGGGAATTGGGGGTAGGAAGCAGTCAttgcaagaagaaaatgaacGGTTGAGAAAGAAACTAACCAATGCTGGGAAAAAAGTCAATAACCTGAATACTCAATTGAGAGCTACAAGAAAAGGATTATGAAAACGCAACTCTCTGCGAACGTTTTGTATAGAGAAGGAACTcatgaattttacaaaatctctTGTGAGATGCAATTACAACATAAGATGAAATCCCCATAGACACAGATATTTGCGACAAAAAGGGTTTATTTTGCCAGCAATATCAACAGTGAAATCATGGGCTGCCAATTTCCGTTGCAAACctggattcaataaaaaaaggcGGATACGATGCTGCCTTGCGAGAAGAAATGTATTCTGATGTTCGACGAAATGTCTATTAAGAGGAAACAGATTTAATTGAGGGTTTTGAAGATCTGGGCGAGTTTGGAAGAAAGCCTTTCCCTGCCAGTGAAGCTCTAGTTCTCATGATCAGAGGAATCTATAGCAACTGGAAAATTCCTATCTTGATAAAAGGAGCATAACAGGAAAGGCCTTATTGAAACTGACTAAGCACATCAATCcgaattcttttgaaaaaatgaaggtTAAATTAGCTGCCCAATTGTTGAGTCACAGTGTTTATTCTGCCTTGCCCATAATGTCATCTTTGGAAACTGTTGAACTTATTTCAAGTACAGCTAAAAACACGGCTAACTTTGTTCTAACCatgaacaatttatttgatgCCCTGAATAGTACACGTTTACATTCAACAAAACCCTGTAATCGTATTCTGAGTGATATGAATCCAGAAGTGCCAGCAGCTTTAAGCTTAGGAtatgatttattggaaaatctatacaaagttggaaaaaaaggaaatttgacCAGACCTGATGCTTTTATGGTTTTCTTCTCACCATTAACTCCGTTAAACAATTTGTAAGTGATCAACAAaatgaaagtttcaattatttattcacaggCAAACTAATTCAAGATCCacttgaaaatcaattttctgtttatcgTCAAAGAGGAGGATATAACAGAAACCCAACAGTAAAAGCATTTCGAgctgcatttaaaataaatattgtcgccAATTTAATGAGGCCACCTAGGAGGCCATTAAATGTTGAAGAAGAATCATCATCCGAACAAACGGATTCATCCACTAATTCAATTTCTTCCTAGGTACATTCAAATGATATTGCAGCGTTGGAAAATTGTTCTGTAGTATATTTTGGgggttatttaattaaaaaatgtttagatcGCTTCAATTGCAAAGACTGTAAAGTCAGGTTAGAAGCtgacattaatgaaaaaattcgaaaactagaacatcaataatattatatataataagatgGTTTAAgactgatgcaaaaaattgtacatttttcaAGGTCCATTCACAttagattatattttcgataaaaggtgaatattgaaatatttgtgtggattgtggtttgatttccaatattcaacaacaaaaagaataatgaataaccTATAATAatcaacgtttttatttatagtaggtGTTTCAATAGTAAATGTGATTGCTTGACCCAAGAATATCTAGGGGTCACCGCGAGTAAATTGATTCTACATGTACtacatttttggggttttacAGTCTTCTTAACGGAGATTCAGGTTGTTTAGTGGATTTTGTTCATTTCTTTCTGTGGTCAAAATTAAGAgctactttgtatatattttcttgataacacatagtccaaatggatcgGGCactggttataaaaaaaataatttccagaaaacaaaaatattagaatatgaATAATGTTCCGAAGCAACACTATCAtactttttaacaaacattttgagaatttgaaaaagtttttaaattacaataaatttactcaatttgTTGGTCATTCGAATTTCCCACTAACAATGTTGTAGCTGTAAAATGCACAAGGAATATATACAGGACCGTACTACTTGtagtttctgataattttttcaaacgctcagtctataattattataattttatatcaacaatttcataaaaagtgtagttattattgttactttatttaatatttctgttcgatattttctaataaattcatttactaaaactttgagtgttttatttagttatctaaTATGAAGGATGCAATTACCTCAGAGCAAAAATCCGTGATTCCTGACGTTTATgccaaaatcaaattttttttatttacattcatttatttcaatttattcataatgtacTTCATAGCTTCACATTGTATTGAACATAGAAAATTTTAACTCATCctattctatttatattgaaatccgTCTGTTTACAATTTAACTGAAAGTCCAAGCATTAGGTAATGCCATAAGAATTAGAATTATAAGCAACAAATAGATTTAGTATGTTCCGAATATCGACGACGGCATTTCTTTCTTCAAGAAAGGACATattgaacaattgaaaaattctacaatgtcattaattgaattattagtacgatgttgtattaatatacatttagtatatttcaactcgttacgtttaaaatattagtatagttagaactttttacaagttattgtttttaattttatcaaatatattaatacagtatgaaagcggaacaaaatcaaaaatatttttcccaggaagaaaggggaaaattgataaatcacataaatcaaCTGAAACTACATACAAAATAGCCAGGGCTTATTTTTTCGCCtatttaaaatatcatcaaaatataaatgtttcaaaaatacattcatgaCCGAGGTTCTGAAAtcgcaaattcatattatttcagtcaCCAAAGGAAAGTACATATATTTGATATACCTTTGTGCAAGGATCCTTCTTTCTATCCCAAATTTAAGTCATTaacagattaatgaaaaattatttgcttcATTTGCTAGTGCTACACGAACtcattacaaaaatcttttttttatacattgattacattacattacaatacatgctataacattattagaaacatgatatttcaaaatacgccctatatctattgtaaagattcctatcgaataggtaatttgtgtcacttttgtaataaaaagtaaaatcggCAACGATGTACTGTCGGTTCGAATttcgaagataaagaaaacttcacatttagttgggatctttccaaaaaaattttgttgttgaaaATAGTGCTGTTTATTTCAGATGGCACTAAGCTACGGGTCATTGTTGTGAAGAACGAGcgtaaaagtaactagatggcGTGCAAAATTGCCTCAAATGGTCACTGttctactatcctattctttatataATGGTAAAAGACTACATAGTGTAAAAAATCGACAAAGCCACGTTTCGGGGTGGATTGCTCAAATTACTGATAATCTTACCGCGACTGCAGTGGTCGTAATCGCAATATGGAACGAAGAATATTTTTGACGTTGTGAATGTTTAGTGGCACGCACTCATcaagttgtcatttgtcattgTCTGATTTGAATCTTTCCGTTTAAAATACTGATTTAAATACtgttaaaatacaatttttttaaaggcACAAAATGTGTGATAGTCCATCTAAACCCCTTTATCTTAACCAAAAAACTCAAGTTATAAATGCAGAAACTGAAACTTCAGATTCAAGCTCAACAAAATCTGATCAAGGATGGAGATATTTGACTATAGTAGCTCTTTATGATGAATTAATACGTTTATATCAATACCAAGTTGAAGATAGAAGTATGTTACAAGATGGTTTTTACAATTTTGCAGAACAAACATTTTTACTCTATGAAGAGTGGAAAAAAACGATAACAGAACGCGATGGTCTTAGAAgtgaaatagataaaaaaattgatgaaataaatgattataaCAGGCGCCTTAAAAGTGCTAGAAAATTGTTAGATGACGAAACCAGGAAAAGAAAAACTGCTGAAAAAGAACGAGATTTACTTCGGCatcaaattgcaaaattttgTAATTCACTAGTTAGGGATGGAAGACACAAACTTGCCAATGATACTAAGGAACAAATTAGTAGTATTTATCCAGGTAAATTTAGTTTCTTATGATAAAAACCTTTTTCTCTTTCAATACAGAATTTGATTTATAGGTAGAATAAGTTTTAGTGATGCTGAACGTCTTAGTGCTATAAAAGAAGTTAACTCAACAGGTTCCATACTATCTGATTTCAGTTATTCTCGTTCAGAGGATGATTTAGACTCTTCCAGAGTAAATAAAGGATGGAAAAGTCTGCAAAGTGATGTAGTGGAAGAACCATTAAGTAAAAAGCGAAGGTGTGTAATTcaatttctgtttgaaaatGACCATTCTCGACAAattcagaaacaaaaaattcaggCTTAccaaatacatatttatatttcgtCTAGTATATATCAAATAGTACTTTGGAATTTTTTAGATCTTCaacaaaaatagttgaaattggAAGTAAAGATACTGTTAGAGCCACTACAACTTTAACTGTCAATAGAGATGGTCCTATAACTGCTACATCAAAAATTGAATCCATTCCAAAATCTGATGGTGAATGTGTTGATCCTCCAAATTTGGTGTTCGAATCGTGGAATCAACAAagtataaacaataatataagattttgtatatattttatcattttatacatGTTTCAGAGAGAAAAGCTGGAAATCCACAAAAAGATGTAGGTGGTAACTACAGACAacattatttacaacaaaaaactATTGTGATGCCTAACTTTTGTTCTGTTTGTGAAAAACACATTCGTTTTGGAAAAACTGCCTATAAGTGTAAAGAATGCAAGATGTTTTTCCATGCAGAATGTAAGGATATGCTACCAACACCTTGCATACCTGTTGTAAATACACCAACTTCAAAGAAATTCACTGGTATTCTTTCTGATTACACACCTATAAGATCTCCAATGGTACCATCATTAATTGTACATTGTGTCAATGAAATTGAGAGCAGAGGATTAACAGAAATGGGGATCTATAGGATTCCAGGATCTGAGAAAGAAGTTAAAGGTtctttattcattaaatattacTATGGCTACTTAACAATGCCACTAAGTcatgataaagttttttttgtatctaaaaGATATTCTTCATCTACCTACTAACAACCTCAAGTGAAAGATTCTGACTATCTAAAATACACAACAGAAGATAGATCTAATTAACGGTTACATTACACTGCAATTTATTGTGCCCCCTTATCAGTTAGAGCTGTTTTCACTTCTAGTGTACCCAATTTTATCATGTGTTTCCTAAACTGCAGTGCCCTATCAGGAAGTGTAGTTTATTTTTGCCTAGGcacaactaattttttattgtgtcaAAGCTTCTGAGAATTTCTTCGAGTGTTCCAGTCTGGGAGGAGTCTCATGCTTATAAAATAGATGTTTGCCCCTTCTCTGGCAATATATAGTAGCTCACAATATGAAACAGTTTCTCCAATTAGAATTGTAAGTTTCTtacaaattgaataaaaaatttcagataTATAATgagcttttgtttttttgtctcTATTTCACTTCAATattaagaaacatatttttctattgttatcAATTATGATagtattatttatgaaattttcttaattCATGTTAATCATCATGTAATCATACACTAATTTACAAACATTTACATTCCCTTTTGTACAGCAAATAACTTTCTATAGCTCACTTTCTGTTCCACCCAATTCTTTCAGTGTGACTAACAGTTTATAACCAGCCCTTTTAATACCTAGACTAGACTTATTgaacaattaaatttcaatgtaaTGTAATGTCAATTCAACTTCTTCTGTAGGATTACACAAAATATGCatgttttgtgaaattatttttagtagtTGGATCCTACATTAGTGGTAATTTTATACCTTTGTTGCAGATTTAAAAGACAAGTTCTTAACTTGCAGAATACCACCAAACCTCAAAGAGATAGATATTCATGTAATCTGTGGATGTATTAAAGATTTTTTACGCTCCCTCACTGAACCTCTACTAACTCATACCCTTTGGTATGACTTCATTACAGCTGTGAGAGCAAAAGACCTTAATGACATAACACCAGCATTGTATGAAACTATTTCAAAATTGCCTCACCCTAATAGAGATACATTAGCATTTATAATgttacatttacaaaaaattgcgCAAAGTCCCGAGTGTAAAATGCCTGCTGAGAATTTATCTAAAGTTTTTGGCCCAACCATAGTTGGCTACTCCTGTGATTATCATAAGCCAAATAGATTGATAGAAGAAACTAAATATATCATTAAAGTTATGTCACATCTTTTGAACATACCTTCTGATTTTTGGACCAATTTCATTAATGTGTGTCTCACTCCATCCACGAATAGGCTCCAACAGACACCAAGTACAGATTCTCTATTGAGACCAACTACCACTAGAAGTTTCACTCCAGGTAAATTAAGAAAGAAGAAAGAGGGCAAACTTTTTGGAACCCCACCAGCTTATCAGTAGTATAATTGGTCTGTTGTGAAGATGGATTTAATGTAAAGTTAATTTACTTCATATCTTAAAGATTTTATTAtagtaattttcaattaaaatctaATAGTATAAAGGCCATCAAGATTTATCACCTGGTGTATTTGTAAGTATCTAACCACATTCAGAATGTTTTCTGAATAACAATATTCTTGATAAACATATgaacattataaaattttattacttcaaagTTTATTTACTACAAGGTGATCCAGAACTGTGTACATTAATGTGTAGAGCTGCTAGTCTATGTCGAAAAATAAGGGTTCTGTTTTATCTTAAGTTCTTGCTAATCCTGAATAATATATAACCCTTGGAAATGGTGAATTGAtatcgatttttcttttaatatctGTTGGTTTTAGTTATAGTGATTATGAATCATTATGGTAATTCATACTTCTTTTCCATAAACATACAAGGTAGCCTTGATAAGTAATGGTTGTTATGAATAATTACAAGAGaatcttttttgtttaaatgattgaaaatagaaaaaatgtgacATGTAATAATAA
This portion of the Diorhabda sublineata isolate icDioSubl1.1 chromosome X, icDioSubl1.1, whole genome shotgun sequence genome encodes:
- the LOC130450788 gene encoding rac GTPase-activating protein 1-like — encoded protein: MCDSPSKPLYLNQKTQVINAETETSDSSSTKSDQGWRYLTIVALYDELIRLYQYQVEDRSMLQDGFYNFAEQTFLLYEEWKKTITERDGLRSEIDKKIDEINDYNRRLKSARKLLDDETRKRKTAEKERDLLRHQIAKFCNSLVRDGRHKLANDTKEQISSIYPGRISFSDAERLSAIKEVNSTGSILSDFSYSRSEDDLDSSRVNKGWKSLQSDVVEEPLSKKRRSSTKIVEIGSKDTVRATTTLTVNRDGPITATSKIESIPKSDGECVDPPNLVFESWNQQKRKAGNPQKDVGGNYRQHYLQQKTIVMPNFCSVCEKHIRFGKTAYKCKECKMFFHAECKDMLPTPCIPVVNTPTSKKFTGILSDYTPIRSPMVPSLIVHCVNEIESRGLTEMGIYRIPGSEKEVKDLKDKFLTCRIPPNLKEIDIHVICGCIKDFLRSLTEPLLTHTLWYDFITAVRAKDLNDITPALYETISKLPHPNRDTLAFIMLHLQKIAQSPECKMPAENLSKVFGPTIVGYSCDYHKPNRLIEETKYIIKVMSHLLNIPSDFWTNFINVCLTPSTNRLQQTPSTDSLLRPTTTRSFTPGKLRKKKEGKLFGTPPAYQ